acgtatgtatgcaggattttgcagtattcttgtctgtgaaagcgaatataattaaagaacattgtcgaaataatattctgaattgtcaatttggcagccattttgtttatgcaaattaggtggtcaaaacatgagaaattaccttgggaaccgatcttatcagattcagcatatTTCAATTGAGTGAAACAGTCCGAtttccaacttttaccccaaaatgcttcttaaaGTTTATATAGGCCTGTTCTTCCAGAATGTGTCTAGTCTATATTATAATTCTTGAATAAACATTTTAGTATCAATTCCCAAgtcaatttcattgaaaagggatttgcaaatatgtttactaacCCTCGTGGGATTACGACATCGTTGGCAATTGGGGTTTATTCGTTGCATTCGttgtaaatcaaaatttacatcacctTTAATGTAGACGATAACTGACGTCATTCAAACTTAGTGATAAAGACCCGAATATTACTTATTTTTAAACTACCACTTTTTTCActcatatgtatttttttataccaAAACTTCATGTAATATTTGTGCCTATTGGAAtaagtatttttatgatttgtgATATGAATAGGAAAGGTTGAAAATATAATACCCTCTAAAATTAATCTAGATGTGAAAATGAagtgtttccttttttgttcttcctttcCTCCTCTTTTAATGCTCCTGGTGAAGCTTTTTGGTTCTATGAAATTTGCTCCGATGACAAATGCTCCGCCCTAAAGTCCACACACTCATGGAATGACCATTTttaaccctgggtttaacactacatttgctccggcgacaattgctccggtcttaatatctcagaaagCATAGGGTTAAAATTGTTAGACTTTATtataatagagtttttggttcagaattaGGTAAATATTAAGATCagggtttatttaatttttgggggttaggttttatgttttgcttactATGCAGATTTTCCAGCGGAGCAATTGCCGCCGGAGCGAATGTCTGAACCAACACTATACCCTACGATTAACCTAACATAAAACTCATTGCAACCCTAACTtaaaccctacatcttagacgaaataaagcccggagcaattgtcacaggATAAAATGTCGTGTTAACAGTTTTTAAGGGGATCGTTGGAAAGAGAGTTCGAACTAAAAATAACATCACACGAAAGCcttctacactgcaaaaactccggtgttgatttaacaccaatCCGGAATCTCCTAATGTCCATAGCAGAGAAGTATTGTAACAACACCAGtttgtccacaccagagaagtattgtaacaacaccagtttggaattaAACCGATGATGTTTTAATGCTATTtgatgttgtataaacacctacctggtgttagaccaaaacgaaactggtgttgtttaacacttctctagtgtggacatacatgtatatagattccgggctggtgttaaatcaacatcaGAGCTTTTGCAGTGTAATACGCACATTCCATTGGTTGAAAGTCAAGTTATGTTTGATGTTTGAAGTAGTGTTTGATTGCAGTCCTTCCTGCAATTGGGACTCAGGGCAGTAGGGCCTATACTTAACTTATTAGGCGCACTCTTTTCTTTTACAACTTAGAAACAAGGTCTGAATACGAACATTAAGCAGGGCGTTGAAAGGTTTAGAATTTAAAAGTATGCCTTAGAGACTAATTAATCGTTTAACATCTCTGATCACACAGAAAAGTCTCTCAAAGCTAAGGGAAATCCAAAGCCCGCGAAAAAACTTAAGGTAAGAGGTGGGAGCAATCAACGCGGAGGAACTGGTGGGAAAACCAAACGTGGTGGAGCTGGTAGGACATCCAAGCGTGGGGGAGCTGGTGGGAAAACCAAACGTGGAGGAGGAGCTGGAAGGACATCCATACGTGGGGGAGCTGGAAGGACATCCATACGTGGAGGAGCTGGTAGAAAATCCATACGTGGGGGAGCTGGTAGGAAATCCATACGTGGAGGAGCTAGTGGAAAAACCAAACGTGGGGGAGCTGGTGGAAAAACCAAACGTGGAGGAGCTAGTAGGAAAAAGAAGTGATTCAAGTCAGGTAAACAAGCAATCCTTTTTAATTACCATCACGTGCTTATGTAAAATTACCTTGCATATTTagtatctgatttttctttttcgcaAAACAAACATGCAATCTGTTATACAGAAGCATTCATTGCTGTCTTACCATGTTTGGCTGATGGTTAATGGTGAAGTTTAACTCTcgtatgattttgttttttaaatgaccatGTTTTGCAGAGCATCCATCACACTACACACGCTCACAAacacccacatacacacacacattcattctctcacatacacacacactcacacacacaaatccacaCACCAACACACACccttacatacatacatacatacatacacccatacatacatgtaaatacaccCATAGAGAAAAAGAATATGCAATGgttatttattcttaaaaagCCCCTCGAGCGTTCACCAGATACATGTctaattcatcattatcatcattacaactatttttttttaattattattaatacttctaataatattattatcattattatcaatattatgattataatcatgatcatcattattgttatcataattaatactattttattattaccattattatacTTATATCATCCTTCATCCTTGACTAGAGACGAAGCAGTTGGGGATTCGAACCCAAGAATACAGTATATACTTTTTCTCCATTTATCATACATTAAATGAATAAGCTAAAGAATTTCAAGCCAAGAGTACTGACGCGTTCACGACTTGTATTTGATTAGACAGTGTGTGTGGGTATTTAGGGGTGTGTTTCTAAGATGTGGTGTTTGTGTGTATGGGTGGGTTGATTTATACTTTTTATAATTTCatacttttatgtatttttgtatttttcagatGGATTCAGTGGTCATTTGACATTAGTCATCTCACTCTCTTCGTGTTTGCCAAGGAAGAATCGTTTTACCTTCATATATAATTGCAATGGAGCTGATAAACATtccaattaatttatttttcttatttattcttAATACATATTGTAGCCTTGTTTTAAACGAAGCAATATGATTAGTATACTATTATTTCTTGTttcgtttttattatttttctcttaaaaGCTGCTTGAACTTGATCTATAAGTCATCTTGAATAAATTGCAACAGGCCTACAGAGTTACCttcaatttttaaattatttgttaagatattgtatatacatgtagatggaaaAAAAACGTGATTGGTTTACTATATCTAAGAGGATTTGTGCGGAGGAAAACATATGATCAAAATAGAATAAGGAGAATTTTTAAGAATAAGGTCACCAAGACCATTGGCGGTGGAACCAAAAACAATTAGGTGTTGGACCctaaaaaaagggttatcaacTACAAATTATTGGGGaacgcaggaaaaaaaatgacaagcaaaaaaaaaggttataaaaaaattagggggaACGTCCCCCCActtaaaatttaggggggacacctccccccccccaacttccgccgcctatgaccAAGACAATGTGAGTTTCAAATTTGTGATCTCTACTGTATTACAAACACTGACTAGTAATGGCATGTACTGAAGGAAAACTATCCCCTGTGCTCATTTAATCAAAGAATCCAAATAATATATGCTAAGTGAAACTTTTGAAAAGGATGACATTTCAGTCGTTTTTTTTATTAGAGCCAATAGAGGATTTGTCTCTagcatgtatatataaaaatgatatgacGTATGTGGCTAATTAGTAATTAAAATGTGATTACAACTTACGTATTATTCAATGTATTCAAATATTCTTCAATTtgtttcttctctctctttctccccgccccccccccccctctctccttctctgGTTTTATTTACCGTATACAATTATAAAACTCTCCTTCTCTTTAAGGAACTTTAACTTTGATAAGGATTAGCCTTTAAAATTCTGCATCAGTACTttacatcattatttttatgttttgataAGTTTACAACGATGTAATAGTTTAGAACGGAAACTAGGGAAGGTCGCTGTGTTTATGGGAAAATTTGATATGTTTCAAGTTATGAAAGTAGGCCctataatatttttgtattctcCTATAATATTCAGTTCTTTAgatgaaatcaattttaatgttaTCAGTTACGGAAATAGTGTGTTAAATCGTAAAACAGGGCACTGTAGTAAAAATTTAATCTTTTAAGGAAAATTGTTGATCttaattttacattttgaattCGTAAATCGCTACACATGCATATATTTCTTTAAGTAAATTCAGATAATCAATAATTTCCCCTATGTAAAGTGAtggtattactttttttcaaatatacattttttgcaTTACTAAGATAATATTGTTGCGATTTCTACTTTGTtttagtaatagtattattgCCTTTTTCTAACTCGGCATGATTAATTATTTGAATGCACTGGGCGCCTaggatggtagctcgagctaaagctggggtaataatagcaacgctttgtatcctcatgcaaaaagtgctatataaatccagatattattgttagtattataattataattattaatattattattattatatcatcatcatcactattattattgttatcagttattattaataatattatcattcatttatattatcatattattattattattattattattattattattattattattattattataggttttcccgtccaatttcgtcaaaatttcaaccaatttaatgatgtaataattcaatttgcaaCTAATTTGAATGACCTATGAGATCGGCATTTAAATATCCAAATACTTAATTCAATTTGATTCTATTGGCACGTGATTTCATGGTTATcgcattgaaacatgtataaaaCACGATCAAATTAAAATAGCTGAAGAAGTGTTTTCAAATTCGCACCGGTACCTTCCTTGCGAACGTTTATgaattcaaaatcattaatatgcaatCACTTATAGGGTATGGACAGTGTTtttcgttgttgttgttgtttacttcttttgaataattatggAAATGGATTTTACTCCTAGATTGGATGTTTACAATTTTACTGAAATGTATCAACCGTTTGACAAACCATCATCGGAACAACAACTCGTTTTTGTGCCACTTTCAATACCATGTTTCTTATCCCTATCCCCAAAACGATATAAATTACAATTATgtagaataaaaaagaacaagatgatGAAGAGAAAATACCTGCCATTGCCATAGGTCACCCACCcactcactggcggatccaaggggggaGAGGGGCACAGCTGactcgtgcccccccccccccccactttcagcaatttttttttcgtggacgaaatacccTTATTCTTtggttaaaaacatttttttgctcgtcaaattccacgggaaaatgtgccccccctctTTGGggggaaatcctggatccgcccctgcacccACTCATCAATCACTAAAAGAATAAGCGTTTACAACCATATCCTATAAGTTTTACATGAATAAAGTCTTTATCAAACataatggaataaaattattttcactgaaATGgttagaaaaaattgaaaactagggtaaatttaaaaaaaattgtataacgtagtaaacaaaaatgaacacAGAAACATGCTATCTAAATTTGGATGTTTAAAGTGCAATTATGTGTGCCgataaattaaattgaaaatggtatttTAGGCGAAATTGAATGATCAGTTCGTCGTCGCGAAATTAAATGACACCTTTGGGCCATTAATTTGAACGAATTTCTCTCTAAATTGAATTTCTACAAAATTCAGAGGAATGATATAGAACGGAATTAAAtgcaaaacaaatgaaaatgaaccatGTGTGCAGAGGGTGGACGAAATATTTCGAATTTGAACGTCCTTTCATTAATTTACatcatctcatttgcatatcactgagttttgcttataactgttttgtttaTCTTAATTgacattcgattttgattaaattttcaacattatgctCGTTTTTTCTAATGATACAAATCTAAATCTGAATACTTTGTAGCTCAGAATGTTATGTGATATAAATGTCATGATACACGATTACGTTTCGTGATAAAGAACACAAACTTAATtgaattctgaaaaaaaaaatactttttaaagtcGAGATGTAGTATAAGGAGTAAACATATCAGGTTGAATTAGAATTGAAACATTTTGTTGTAATAAATGAacaataaatttttaaaaagcacTTCATCCGATGAAGAGAGACAGGGGGGATAGCACAGGGAGtaaggaaggaagagaaggaggagagagagacATTGGAGGGGGTATGAAAAGATCAGAGATAGAGGGGGTGGCAAAAAGATCgagagggggggagagagaCCGTAGAATTAGGAAGGGGGAACTGACTAGAGAGAGAACTAGGGACTGAGGACTGTCAGAAAACAATGGGAGGTTTGCTCCGGAACGCACGACGAATTTAAAAACACAGTTAACGCTTTGAAGATGCCTGTCAAATTACAAAGATCAGCTGGGGGTCTTTGTTGAAACTTGGTGAAACGGAGCAGCAGTTACGAGGCagacgaaaaattgaaaatatgtcgTTTGCCCAGAGTCAatgacgaaactgctgttttgatttaccaatttttgacaaagacttcttggttatTCTCTTCATGGGGTGGATttttggagcgttgtggcccagtggataagtcttctgactttgaaacagagggtcgtgggttcaaatcccagccatggcgtaatttccttcagcaaaattgtgctgcactcgacccaggtgagatgaatgggtacccggtaggattaattccttgaatgcatgagcgctgaaaggcagctcgagctaaagccggggtaataataataataacaacgcgcctcggaatagaatatttctagatatgatggcgctatataaatgcctattattattattatcatttgacaATCTAGGTTTTTTAATCCGTCGTGGAGCGAAACTCCCTACtatatagagaaagaaaagaaagaaagaaagaaagaaaagaaagaaagtaagaaaaaaggaaaaaagggaagagagaaagaaagaaagaaagaaagaaaagaaaaagaaggaacgaaggaaggaaggaaggacagaaagaaagaaaggagagagagacagaaagaaaagaaagaaaaagaaggaacgaacgaaggaaagaaagaaagaggagagagaaagaaataaatgaaagaaagaaagaaagaaagaacgaaagaaaagaaggaaagagaggatcctttttaaaagtttattggAGTTTTGAGTTTAGCATGTTGTTATTCTTGTGATATTCCTATCCCCTTACCTTCTCTCGAAACACATCTCTTCCTATGTATCTTTTTCTCCATCTCCTCTCACTCTCCACTTTCCGTTAATTTTTCTCTTAATACCTGACCCCCCCTCCcatttctcctctctctctctccctctcaccctcacactctctttctttcgtattctctcttttcccctacttgtctctccctcttcctctctgttgttctcccctctttttccctctcctttttcattttccccatCCACCCCTCATCTATTCTCCCCTTCCCACTCTCTAGCGCTCTTTCTGTCTCTTTGTCTCATTCTgtcttatgaataaaaaaacaaacaagaaactTCACActttaaatattgattttattaaaactttaaaaaagaatacaagCCATATCACCAGATGcattcataaataaaaattcaaaaatccaatatcacaaaagaaaattgatagaTAAATATATTCTACTGCAAGTAGTAGCAATGGGATTGGTATTAATAAACGTAACCTCAGCCACCTCACTAATGGAAATTAGTTTTGATATCACAGATATCAAAGACATTAATTCAAAAATGAGAAAGACAATGGCGATACAGAATGTACTAGAAGACCACCGAGTTACATTTTCAGGAATAGTACGAAAAGTAAATACACCGGGTACATATTTACcaagaataatattttataattcaaaatcgcATTGTATGAAGGGGtgttttgtacatgaaaatcCTAAATTTTGATAATCATTTAATAGCTTCTGatgacacacaaaaaaaatgtctttgtaATTTAGATTCGAATTATAACTTAAACCCTAActctgtatgtacatgtatgtcaaatcGATTGcttaaacctttttttctggGAGACGCTTTTGAATTAGATCAACGTTATCATGGCATGATGATAAGTTCACATTTTTGTGTAAAGTCAGTTGCATACGTTTTTTTCATGGCCGTACGCAAAAATTGGCTGAGGGCAGGACGTGTAAACTTtttctgaaaagaaaaatgaaagcgagcattttgcattttgtaaagtgatATTGAAGGATTTCATCCATACCtttggtgaattttgaaaaaagaagaatCAGTAAAAACAACCAAATGTATTCAAATTTTTTGACGGGTAATTAACCCTGCCCCCACCGCTGCGTACTGCCATGATTACTCCCATTAATGTATTTCATGTAAAATCAATAACAACTCTTTTCACTTGTACTGTAATATAACAACCTACGATTTTATATCACCTTTGTACGATAAATCAAGCAAATTGTTAGTatcttgaataaaataaatctatattTAACAATCACCGATATAAGAAAATGAAGATT
This region of Lytechinus pictus isolate F3 Inbred chromosome 16, Lp3.0, whole genome shotgun sequence genomic DNA includes:
- the LOC135157021 gene encoding uncharacterized protein LOC135157021, which codes for MTETKVKAYWKRGIYDRLDGRIETTTVPPKKSLKAKGNPKPAKKLKVRGGSNQRGGTGGKTKRGGAGRTSKRGGAGGKTKRGGGAGRTSIRGGAGRTSIRGGAGRKSIRGGAGRKSIRGGASGKTKRGGAGGKTKRGGASRKKK